The Ciconia boyciana chromosome 4, ASM3463844v1, whole genome shotgun sequence DNA window ACGGGTTAAGCCTTGTACTTCTGCAATAATGTGCTTTTTGGTATTGGTACACTTATGAAACCCGCATGAGTTTGTACTGTTGGCGGTACGGATTTACTGGCACCGAACTCGGATATTGGTTTATTGGTATTGAATTTGGATATATTCGTTAGGCACTGCGAAATCGGCAATTAAGTGTGAATGAGCTGAGTTAACTCTGGTGTGATTGGTGAGTGACTGAGACGCGGTGTGACTGCAAAGTGAGTGTGGAAAACCTGGAGACCTGTGTGTCtcatcctgaaaatgaatgtgaaccGCTTTTCCTcgtaaattgttttatttgtgaccAAAATTTATGGGTTGTATTTGGATGAGATATTCAATGTGAGAATTGTGGAACATGGTCAGAGTGGGAGGATAAAGTGTGACAGGTTGAGGTTATTAAAATAACCTGTGGGAGAATAACGGAAGTACAGAATCAATAAGGTAGAATGGGGGGACAGCAAAGTGGTGgtattgtaaagaaaagcccCCTAGGATGTATCTTAGCACATTGGAAAGAGATAGGGGGACAACCAGGTGGGAGtgtgaataagaaaacactAATCAAATATTGTAATCAGTGGTGTCCCCTGTACAAATTAGAAGATGGTGAAAAGTGGCCCTTTAATGGATCTTTAAATTACAATACTATATTGTAGTTAGTGTTGTTCTTacggagagaaggaaaatgggatgaggTTATGTATGCGgatatgtttgggtttttttttactttgcggAATCGCCCGGAGTGGCAGAAGGATTGTGGTGTTAACCTCCCGCCGCACGGAGGCAGCCTTGGAACAGAGAGGAATGGTGAATAGAGAAGGATTTAGAGGACGAGGAAGGGGAAGGCCCTCTGGAAGTAGAGGAGGACTGGggagacaagagaaagaagtagaaTTCTTAGTAGACACaggtgcttctttctctgttttaaatcaagaattgaTACCTGTGAGTAAAGACTTTGTGACTATAGTGGGAGCTACTGGCCAACAGGAAAAGGTGTTCTTTTTAAACCCCCTCAACTTTAAAGATTTACACCCTGTGGTGGCCAATCCTTATACTTTACTTACTAAATTACGAAACAATCAAGTATGGTTTACAGTATTAGATCTGAAAGATGCATTCTTCTGCTTGCCTCTGGCCAAGGAGAGCCAAAACCTATTGGCATTTGAATGGGAAAGTCCTACTACTGGTAGGAAAACCCAACTTACCTGGACAGTGTTACCCCAAGGTTTTAAGAACAGTCCAACCATCTTTGGGAACCAATTATCACGAGAACTTGAGACATGGGATCCTCCCTCCAGAGACGGAACTCTTCTACAGTATGTGGATGACTTTATTAAtagcaactgaaacaaagtcTGATTGTATTCAATGGACTATTAATTTGTTGAACTTTTGGGGACTGAATGGGTATCGAATCTCTCAACAGAAAGCTCAGATGGTGCGACAGCAAGTAACCTACCTTGGATACGAGCTATCTGGAGGACAATGAGAATTAGGAACGGAATGAAAAGAAGCCATCTGCAGAACCCCCCTCCCTCAAACGGTAAAGGAACTCGGGACCTTCTTGGGAATGACAGGTTGGTGTCGATTATGGATTTACAATTATGGAATAATAGTAAAACCTTTGTATGAACTTTTGTTGCAGTGAAGCGAACTCCTTTTGGGACCTATGGAGGTTTGCTGAAGGACTTCACAGCCACCAATCTGACAGAACACGCTGCTcgagctgctctggctgctggcaaGGTCTCTCCTGAGATCATTGACAGTGTCATTGTCGGCAGTGTCATGCAGGTTGGTAGTATGGAAAATTTGCTGGTCAGTGATTATTTCATTCGTCTCCTTTGGTGTGGTCCTATAGATAGTTACCTCTGCTTTTCAGCCAAGAATAAACCAAAGGGGTGGAAATGGAATGGGTAAGTAGCCTTTATAGTGTAGTGTTTCCTGTTCATGTTTAAGGGACATACCCTGCATGATTTGTGATATTATTGGGAGCAAGgcttagctttctttttttagtacCAGGGGTAGTTTAAACTAGGACAAGCTGATCTTCTAAAAAATGTGGATTCATTAAACAGTTAGTTGCTAATCCCTGATAAGTTTTTCCTATTTGAATGACTTGAGCTGTGGAACTCAATGATCAGTgagttttcactgaaatgtatAAATCCCTTTCTTTCTGGAGACTAACTGATTTGAGCCCATTTCCCTTGAGTTTTctaaatagaattttttttagtgaaTATGAGTTTACTTTGAGCTGAAGGGATACATGCCTTGATTGGCAGAGACATTTGGACAATCATATCTTTTCCAAAGAGCTTGTGATGTAGATGCTATTGTATGCAGGGCACCAGCATTGCAAAACTGCAGTTATCCACATATCTAGATTAGGGTCTTTGTTTTGGGCAAGACAGCAAAGATcatttctgggggtttttttgtattctgaCTTCACCCTTATTAAGGGTAGGCAGTCTTATTTTGCACTGAGTGTTTCAAGggtgcagaagaaacaaataccTGAGAACTTTAATGATAAGTGAACAAACGTGCAGTATTCCTTCTTAAGGATTTTCAGCCAAAAGAGTAGTTTTTGATTATTCTGTCTTCTGCAGCTACCATTTCAGCTTCTCTTATTCAACTTTTTAGGTTTCGTAAGAACTGTTTGTggcctagaaaaaaaaaattgctgcatCCAAATCTCTTGTAATGCTTTCACATAAAAATAGCATTCtcctaataaaaaaaagtcttttcatgttgaaattacatttcttttcctttgcatcaTACTTCCCCATCTCAatagatgttattttttttagttctggATTCCTTTTAAGTATTATATGATTAAGTTTAAATAACTATGAATGTATGACCATTTTAAACTCCCCTCCTTCAGCAGAAGTGGcttggttaattttttttttctgaactcacATTGGCAAGTAGCATTGTGCACAGAACTTTTGTCTTTATACTACATATTAGCTTAGGGCATGATCCCCAAGAGCATAAGAGTGTTCTCTCTGTTTGGAAAAGATCCATTACAAACCTATAGTAGTGctgttataattttttattctgtaccTGTGCTCGCCATCATCTGCTGACTCGGTAGTTGAAATGCAGAAGCCTAATCATTTAGTTTCATCTCATGTTGGAGCCTGGTTTATTAAAGGAGTGGGTTCAGAAGCAAGCTGCTCTGTGTGCAgtactttgcttttcaaatagAAGTCTGATATAACCATCTTTGAAAAGCTTTGGAGGAATGAGGTTTCATTGTTAGAACAGGCCAATGTCCAATTAGAACATCACAGTTATGAAATTTCACCAAGTGGATACGAAGCAGCAATGTCATCTCCACATTTTTGACTCTGTCTGTTTTTTGGGAGCCTTCCCCTGTTAGTCTGAGCAATTTTAATTTACGTTGACGTAATTGCTGCTTGCCAGTCAGGATCTGGTCTTATGTCAGTCTGTTGTGTGtatgctgttttgaaaataagggATAAGGCAAAACCTAAGACTGTTAAGTTGCTGATTTCAGTCTTAACATCTGTAGTACCATTTTTGGCCTGATGTCTTAGCTTTTATGacacagtttctttaaaatgcatgttaagACATTGGCCCTTTTTGATCATATAGGATGGCGTCTTTTTGAAGTGAATGCTTCTTACAACTAGTAGGATTTCTGTTGAACATACACTATCTTCTATCAGTGATGCAATTACACCATTCTGACTTTTCTTCAAGACTTTTACTTCCCAAAGAAATTTGAGTGTAACAAAACCTCCTATTTGTTCTGTCTGCAGAGCTCCGCAGATGCGATTTATATTGCAAGACATGTTGGTTTATGTGTGGGAGTTCCAGCCCTCACTGTCAACAGACTTTGTGGCTCTGGTTTCCAGTCCATTGCCAGTGGATGTCAGGTacaaagttctttttttctgtattagttGTAACCTTTATCAGACTGTTAACATGAGAGAAGAGACGGGTGTAGAAACGCGTACTTCGTGTTTGGGATGAGTCTTAACATGGATTTTTAGCTACCACTGGTAGAGACTTCCTGTTGTCCTGCATTGTTTTGTGCTGGAGTTCAGCCTCCACAGTGCCATATTGTGgttggttttaaaaatcatcattaTAGCTATTTTGAGTTTAATATAAGGAATGCAACAAGTGTTAGCCAGTGAAATAGAGCTCAGCTGTGCAATAGTTGCATTCTGTGATCCTGTTTGTATGAATTGGAATTACTGGGCACCAGAACCACAACAGAAAGCTTTCACCTTTTGATCATTGTTTATATTCTCACCTAGCTAGCTATGTAAGCAGCAACCTGTGCTTTTTAAGTATGTTTTTGTTCAAAGATCCAAACCCTCTCATGGGTTAGATAATTTATAGCgtcacttcttttaaaatagaagaaaatcaaCTTCTCTTTGAGCAGTTGGCCAAAACCACTGAGTAAGATGgtacagtgatttttatttcacttgtttATACAGACCAGTGGTCTACGACTAGCAGTGACTAGCCTTTACAAAATTAAAGGgtattttatgaatatttgaGCAACAACATAGTtggttttgggtggttttttttaaagttcccATTGGCTAGAGAATTATTTTAGGTCTGATCCTCTGAGGAAAACATGTGGAAGACAATGTAGAGTTAAGGTTACATGTTTACAATAATATCCATCTGACTGTTTTTTCTAGTGCTTTCTGCAAAGGCTATACACACATTGGTCTACAATGAAAAAATGGGTCAGAGAATTTGCTCACTTATATCGAAAGTATGGTTGTGAGGTCTTTTCCAAAGATGGCATTTCACTAATGCAGctaatgtttctgtatttctctggcACACAACAAAGCTGCAGATTCTATTCTGAGCTGCTTAAATGTGCACAAAGTTTTTGGTAACAATAGGAAGCATCTCAGCACATATTACTACAAATCAGTCATAATAATTATTAACTAGTCATCTCAAATGCATATCAAGATAATTTCATCTGCTTTCATTCCAGTACACAAATAACCTTAACTGTCCAAGTGAATCATTTTAAGGAAGCAGAATTTTTGAGTGGCCTGATGGTGCATTTAGGAATTAGGGCTTTTAGGTTCTGTGCACTTTGCTAATGATGAATTAGTGCgttttgggggtttcttttGGCAGTTTACCTGGctaatgttttctaaaatgatGTCCCATTTTTTTTAGAACTGTAAGGTCTAGTTTCAGGCTTTGAGGTTAAATTTGTGTTCCTTTTGAGAAGACTGGGagctcaaaaaaaaagttcaacCATCTGTGAACCTAACCACACAAGCATGCAGATGCATAATGGCTTTGTTCATCAGTCCTGTCATATGTGTGCACCCATATTCTCCCCCACTGATATAATTATTCCTTgctgaaaggaagaaggaacacGTAATGAAAGATACGGACCCCAATATTAATAGATGGGTAAACCCTTCATAAATATACGCATGGCTAAGCATGAATTCAttctgtgtgtgtggctttGTAGGTGACAAGGtctttttctaaaacagttGTTATTGTCTTACAAAAATGGCGAACTAAATCCtagatctgttttgtttttctgtcaaCAGGAAATTTGCCTTAATGACTCGGAAGTTGTTCTGTGTGGCGGAGCTGAAAATATGAGTCAGGCTCCTTATGCAGTTTGAAACATTCAATTTGGAACCAGATTAGGAGAAGAACTCAAGGtctagtactttttttttttactttttcctgtgaATAAAGTCATGTTTACAGAGCAACGTAAAGTATTGGGCCTGTAGACACTATATCcttgcaaattaaattattggAGATTAGCTCTGGATTTAGTTGTTCAAAGCATTTATCCAGTATTCAGACATTACCAAGACAGTAGGTTCAGGCAATTTTGTTAAGCATGCcatttttctaacttttccAAAACTATCTTTGAACTCCTGTTCCATGTTAAACATGTCAATAAACTCTTAGACACAAAACTTAGTTAACTTGGTACATCCCATCAAAGTActgtatataatataaaaaattttCTGATGTCAGAGGCTGTGAAATAGAGGCATACACAGTTTAGGTAAAGCTAGTGAGGCTAGCAATGGGTAGATTGGTAAAGAACATGTATACCTCCAAGCTGCAAGcatctctcatttttaaaaatggtaatttgAAGTTAAATCCGTtgacagagaaattatttttacattatctTCTGAAGATATATCCTTAGTGAATACTGTGGGAAATTTGCAGCAGGattttcctggttttggctgggatagagttaattttcttcctagtagctggtgtagggctgtgttttggattttagtatgagaataatattgataacacgctgatgttttggctgttgctaagcggtgtttacactgggcaaggacttttcagcttcccctgctctgccaggtgcacaagaagctggcagggggcacagccaggatagttgatccaaactggccaaagggctattccataccatatgacatcatgctcggtatagaaactggggggagttggccggggggcagcggtccctgctcggggactggctgggtgtcagtcagcgggtggcgagtggttgtatcactggtttgtttgtttgttttttcccaccaggaggggggagggtgagtgagcggctgtgtggtgcttaattgccgactgcGGCTAAACCACAAGAAGGATCCAGTTCTGCTCTGATAATTACTGTTTATTCAGTGGGTCATAACCGACATCAAAATGCTAAATTAggatatttcagtgtttcagccCTTTGTTTTTTCTACGCTGTTTTTCTATTATGACAATGGTGAATATGAAGTATGCTTGACTCTGTTCTGTGAATCTTGTGTGCCACTGTGACTAAGCCTCAGTACCTACAGAGAACACCTTCACAAGGTTGCTGATAACACTGAGTGTCCATAGGTGCCACTGGGTTCTTATCATGAAGATAATTGAATTATACAGTTGCAGGTGAGTAAGTGATTTATCTTGCAGAACTTTACTGGTGACAGAGAGATAACAAAACCCATCTGAACTGACTGGGCTTACCTTTATCAGGTTAAGTGAAGTTAGACTTGGGTATTTTCTCACCTGAGATGTTTTACCCACAGAAACCTTTGACTCAAGCAAGGTGATTTTACCTGACAGTAGAGAAAGAGCCAAAGAATCAGTAGGCTGCTGTGTCTTTTCACAGTTCCTCACCTTTCCTTCTTGCTAACCAGAAAGACAGGTGTGTTTTCTCATAGGTCTCTAATAAATAATTCATGCAGCAGTGAAATACGCTGAAATGCTAAGAATCATAGGCTTTTCCCAAACCTCTCAGGGCTACATATGGGTGGAAAGAACCACACTAGAGCAGAACGTAGATTAACTAAAATAACACACAAGAACTTGCATactgttttgcagtttgtttgtTCTAATTTAAATGAAGTATCTGTAGGTAACCTGAGTTAATTTTACAAAGAGACGTTAGTTTCCAAGAGGCTGCTGAATAATTAGAAACTGTCaataataaatgttaatattgctgtgctttataattttcttttcataatgtTCCATGCAGTTGGAAGACACAtttgttgcgttaagagttactgttgTGTAGGAGcctgaggagtggctgggggggggaaccctcccgttgagtcacaaggttcagacaggacccccttgctttctaaactccttctcagagaagagtctaggtgcggctaagtccagtcctagtctcagacttggtcaacggttattttctaaggattgtatatgcagccattcatcagagtaaaggcgacAGTGTTAATTTAAACGCGCTGCACCCCCCAGTCTAGttgtgttgcatgaactatcatggccacattaataaagagtgcagtttattagagcaacagatacacagattctttggattaccggtgataaatttactgtctgcaaagcatgtgcaaataccaagagtatgagtgacactgccggctataaatgcgttaaagatgataaagcaactctagagagagatttctaagtttcccggggaggcacttggaataaccaagtgttcgactcttacccaaaggcgtcccaatgagggggaagagaggctcagcccgtcgactgatcccagaggtcagagtggtacacaatggtgtcttccctaacattcgctttctcctaagccattttatactatttttcaccttttgggtggagcttgagtgactctagtcatacatacctttgtttaggattggtgtaaagttttcttgctttgcttttaaaggtataggctaggaaaaattcagagcgcaagctcagtgaggggtggtcgcaccttggaggcgggtagcttttgggatggaggtgtgttttggtattataatgatgttataatgagcaaagttcatcaaaggacagcattttgtcagaaacatggcaggctgttggcccaggatagcaaatgtgcaacttactggtcacacacaatacctttgagttcccatttaattgcagagcctggccgcggcgtctccacaccgctccaccctccaaacagtaccttcttagagtcagcacaccaagttcccctgaCATTACCGACGTCTAAtgttgcaggcctagggaacttccatggaatggccttgcatgtcagctgcattccacctgggaatcttcttcaatgctgtaccttacctaaaagtgtgaatataagtttaatttctaagtcatcTCCAGCTATTATACCACAACATTGTGGGAAGGTCTAACAGATACGCATGTTAAAATACCTATGGCAGTTACAGCTGAAAATCTGGCTGCAAAATACAACATAACGTGAGAGGACTGTGACCGATACACATTCAAAACGCAACAGAGATGCAAAGCTGGTTAGTAAATTTAGGAATGGAAGTGTTTATATGATCCTAGTTTCAAATCTAGTCAGTTTTTAGCATTgattcaaagtatttttaagttttgtgtAGCTAGTGCATCTTGGTGTAATTTGTCCTTTGATTTGCAGATACTGACTTTGTATACAGATACTGTATACAGATACTGTATTCTTTGTATGCAGATACTGACTTTGCAGATACTGACTTTGACTTGTTTGACTTTGAATACACTGGGCCAGGTGCTGTGCCTATCAGCAGGTTAAGTAACAGCCCCTTTCCGCGGGCTTCCTGCGTCTTCCTAGGGGACGTTCAATAGCCGTTCAGGCAGCAAATGCCGTTGGCCTGTCACATGTCACCTCCTGCCTGAACAGGATTCATGTTCATGAATGTAGCTTGTTGGTGCCCCTTTGGTGGGATGCCTTGCCCTTGtcttccctgcagcagggcagcatTGTCCCAGGCATGCCTGactcccctcctttctttcctctccactgCAGAACAGTCCTCTCCCACAGCGACCCACATCCTTCTTGCGTGCCAGCCTGTGCTATAATTGATCtaaatcctttttcttccttttgcaaatCATATGCTATTCTACAGCCCTTGAACAGTTAGAGCAGATGGAATCTGAAGAGGGGATATTTGTTCAGGACCTACATTTAAACTGTTCTCTGGGTGGTTTACGTGGCCAAACCCAAAATTCAGAGGCATTGGGTTACTGTGAAATTGATTGATAGTGTAAACAGGATGGTAGGCCAAAAGCCAGTAGAATATGTAGTGGTCGTCCTGGGACTTCAACGTACATTGCAACCCAAAGGTGAACATAGCAAAGGTGAAGCAAAGATCTAAGCATACTTTTAGATTCTAATGATGGTGCTTTTTAACAGCTGCTACTCTCGAAGgaagattttgtattttttttcaatgcgTGTAGCAGTGCTTTTTGTAGCTTTTCTCAATCGTGTGTTACCTTCCCTGCTGATCTTGTTAGCTAACTCCTGCCACTCCTGGAACCTTTGCTAGAAACTGTGCCCCTGAAGAggcttttgcttctttcttgtttgctaGGATTTTgccttggatttttttatttctgcttgttaTGACCAGTTCATCTTATTCCACACTAAAGAGAGTCCTGTGGctaatcaggaaagaaaaagaccttgTAGAATTTATTGAGAAAGTTCAGAGGTAGCTAAACAACATCAGATCCGGCAATTGCAGTGTCTTAGTTTTAAATCCCTTAGAGTTGCATTTGTGGAATGATTTGGAGTGGCTGGGAGTCTTGGTTCAGTTTTGGGAGACAGGATTTGTATTGGTTGTAAATCTGTGTGTTCACATCAATATTGTGGACACAAAAGGTAGCATTTAGTTGCCTGAACATTGGCGTCGAACGTCATCTTAGGTGATGTGGCCAGATGCTCTTATGGGCATCTTAGATACCTACAATGTCTTGAATTGTCTCAGGTTGTTTAGGCAGCTGAATCCCATTCTAAGATCATGACTTGACTGTGAGATCCTGTGGAGAAGCAGCTTGGACAGGATTTTAATTGATATACAATAGCTTATGCTTGTTATCAACAGTGAAAATGTGGCTCAGGATTTTTTCCCACATTCCCCTCTGAGTGAGATTTACAGCTTCTTGGCCCTCTGATATGTGACAGAGCCGTAGAATAAAGTAACAATACAGGGGGATGTGTACCAAAAATATATctagtggtttaaaaaaaaaaaaagaagagtacagttatttaaagctgaaataacACTTTAATATTTGAGACTTTCTTTGGAGAAGTTTGAGAATATATTTGTAGAGTTTTTGCCCAGTTtctaaaaaaacaaagaaacaataaaacacCAACCAGCctatttaagcaaaataaagcataaaCAGTACTGTCCCTGAATTCTTGGTTAAAATAGAGCAAAAGTTGTGTGTACATGAAAATAGGATTATTGGTCATGCTGCGCAATCATCTTGATATTTTTATCAGagtccttttattttcctttttgtggtTGCAGCTCATGATGCTGGTTATTTTAATGCTGAGATGGCACCAAttgaagtgaaaatgaaaaaggggaaagaaagcatGCAAAAGGACGAGCACCCAAAACCCCAGACCACTATGGAACAACTGGCGAAACTCCCGTCTATCTTTAAAAAGGATGGAACGGTGACTGCTGGGAATGCTTCAGTGAGTACGTCAAAGCCTTGGGTTGTGAAAGTGCCACCTCTAAGGTTCTCCAAATTTATTGTCACTGTATTTATGTCTCACTGAGTCACCTTTGGCTGTCAGCGGTGTCTCCTGATGAAAATGATGTGTAATTCTGCAATTGAGTGCCCCTGGTTGACTGTTCCAGCCCCAAGATGGCAGGGGATCCTTCAGTCTCCTCCTGTCCTAAAATTTGGTTCTGTGGATTGTCACTGTTCTtttcacagaatcgtataggttggaaaagacctttaagatcatcgaggccaaccgtaaacctaacactaccaagaccaccactacaccatgtccctaagcacctcatccaaatgtcttttaaatacctccagggatggt harbors:
- the ACAA2 gene encoding LOW QUALITY PROTEIN: 3-ketoacyl-CoA thiolase, mitochondrial (The sequence of the model RefSeq protein was modified relative to this genomic sequence to represent the inferred CDS: substituted 2 bases at 2 genomic stop codons), which translates into the protein FVAVKRTPFGTYGGLLKDFTATNLTEHAARAALAAGKVSPEIIDSVIVGSVMQSSADAIYIARHVGLCVGVPALTVNRLCGSGFQSIASGCQEICLNDSEVVLCGGAENMSQAPYAVXNIQFGTRLGEELKLEDTLWEGLTDTHVKIPMAVTAENLAAKYNITXEDCDRYTFKTQQRCKAAHDAGYFNAEMAPIEVKMKKGKESMQKDEHPKPQTTMEQLAKLPSIFKKDGTVTAGNASGVCDGAGAVIIASESALKKHSLTPLARVVAYHSAGCDPSIMGIGPVPAITEVLKKAGLTLKDMDLVEVNEAFAPQYLAVEKVLGLDPEKNNVNRGAIAIGHPLGASGSRITVHLIHELRRRGGKYAVGSACIGGGQVIALIIENTA